The following are from one region of the Sorghum bicolor cultivar BTx623 chromosome 2, Sorghum_bicolor_NCBIv3, whole genome shotgun sequence genome:
- the LOC8055551 gene encoding proton pump-interactor BIP103 — MGMEVVGAEAAPAEVKVSDGEVNLFQEKESKATAKEREEAVVFGSETTTNIADLAPPKDAKDEWPEPKQTYAFYFIKIRSFEDPKLRAKLEQADKEFQKKIQARSKLIEAVRAKKAERSSIIAELKPLSAENKQYNEVVNEKIKEMEPLRNSLGKFRDENNAMRAQSAGLCSSIEELDLTIKMLNDRMVHESIPLSEEKRLVKEIKDLEKTRSKVISNAANRAKLQGTVVEKEAIQDQVKIIGEGIDGIKKERQAVRSKIKVLEDELKLVDAEIASLQEDLDAATARKDKAYESLSELRAVRDAKNASATQNRAVLGKARDCSSRNMLAELQELHKTEVDKFMTQWCESKAFREDYEKRILASLNSRQLSRDGRMRNPDEKPIFIESQAPAPEPEPIPVKLPAKQTKEVPAPQEDDAPKIEARSKGPVKSHKAKAALDADDDYEAEPPKEKAKPTEADVAKLKEIKRQEEIEKNKLALERKKRQAEKQAAKAAARAQKEAEKKLKKEEKKAKKKSGAADTDEPSESDAKSDEAIEAPAEQEVILASTTVKKEQKESARHRNVVSRSKAPPPKAILKRKKAQSYWSWAGPAAIVAAVLVALLAVLGYYQYYLPANVSN, encoded by the exons ATGGGAATGGAGGTCGTTGGTGCTGAAGCAGCACCAGCAGAGGTCAAAGTATCTGATGGAGAAGTGAATCTATtccaagagaaggaaagcaaagCAACTGCAAAAGAACGTGAGGAGGCAGTTGTTTTTGGTTCAGAGACAACTACCAACATTGCTGATCTGGCACCTCCAAAGGATGCGAAGGATGAGTGGCCTGAACCTAAGCAAACTTATGCCTTCTACTTCATCAAGATCCGCTCATTTGAGGATCCTAAACTGAGGGCAAAACTCGAGCAGGCTGACAAAGAATTCCAGAAGAAGATCCAAGCTCGCTCTAAACTTATTGAGGCAGTAAGAGCCAAGAAG GCAGAGCGCTCCAGTATTATCGCGGAGCTGAAGCCATTGAGTGCTGAGAACAAACAATATAATGAAGTTGTGAATGAGAAGATAAAGGAGATGGAGCCTCTTCGGAACAGCTTGGGCAAGTTTCGTGATGAAAACAATGCCATGAGGGCACAGAGTGCAGGTTTATGCTCTTCTATCGAAGAGCTtgacctaacg ATCAAGATGCTGAATGATCGGATGGTGCATGAGAGCATACCTTTATCTGAGGAGAAGCGTCTGGTGAAAGAAATTAAGGACCTTGAAAAAACCAGATCGAAAGTCATCTCTAATGCTGCTAACAGGGCTAAACTGCAAGGTACAGTGGTTGAAAAAGAGGCTATACAAGACCAGGTCAAA atcatCGGGGAGGGCATTGATGGAATAAAGAAGGAAAGACAGGCAGTAAGATCTAAGATTAAGGTCCTGGAGGATGAGTTAAAACTTGTTGATGCTGAGATTGCATCGCTTCAAGAAGATTTAGATGCAGCAACTGCCAGAAAGGACAAGGCGTATGAATCGTTGTCCGAATTGAGAGCAGTGCGCGATGCAAAA AACGCATCCGCCACGCAAAACCGTGCAGTTTTAGGCAAAGCTAGGGATTGTTCTTCAAGGAATATGCTGGCAGAATTGCAAGAGCTCCACAAGACTGAG GTCGACAAGTTCATGACCCAATGGTGTGAAAGTAAGGCCTTCAGAGAGGACTATGAGAAGAGAATCCTTGCCTCCCTAAATAGCCGACAGCTGAGTCGAGATGGTCGGATGAGGAATCCTGATGAGAAGCCCATATTTATCGAGTCACAGGCGCCAGCTCCAGAGCCAGAGCCCATCCCTGTAAAATTGCCTGCAAAACAAACCAAAGAAGTGCCTGCTCCCCAGGAAGATGATGCTCCCAAGATTGAAGCTCGTTCAAAAGGACCTGTCAAGTCGCACAAGGCAAAAGCTGCTCTTGATGCCGATGATGATTATGAGGCTGAGCCCCCGAAGGAGAAGGCCAAGCCTACGGAGGCTGATGTGGCAAAGTTGAAAGAGATCAAGAGACAGGAGGAGATTGAGAAGAACAAGCTTGCGCTGGAGAGGAAGAAGAGGCAGGCTGAGAAGCAGGCAGCAAAAGCCGCGGCCCGAGCACAGAAGGAAGCTGAGAAGAAGCTGAAG AAAGAGGAGAAGAAAGCCAAAAAGAAATCTGGTGCAGCTGACACCGACGAGCCCTCAGAATCGGATGCCAAGTCTGATGAAGCCATAGAAGCCCCAGCGGAACAAGAAGTGATCCTTGCTTCCACCACGGTAAAGAAAGAACAGAAGGAGAGTGCCCGGCACAGGAATGTGGTCAGCCGGAGCAAGGCCCCGCCACCCAAGGCGATCCTGAAGAGGAAGAAGGCGCAGTCCTACTGGTCATGGGCTGGCCCAGCTGCCATAGTGGCTGCGGTGCTGGTTGCCCTCCTCGCGGTGCTGGGATACTACCAGTACTACCTCCCAGCGAATGTCAGCAACTGA
- the LOC8055552 gene encoding retinol dehydrogenase 13 encodes MDREALRMVWSPQFWRMAVLWALSLLYSYVLVFLRGRAAAPRRRRPRPAEGRCPVCVVTGATSGLGRAAAAALAREGYHVVLAGRSMQFLYETVQDIQRQQPEAHLKVFQLDLASFKSIKKFGSSLKQWVQEINLEPSIQLLVNNAGILAKSHRITEDGLDEMIQTNYIGPFMLTNILLPLLKKSSVPSRVVNLTSFTHRCVSGIDVCEDALRGMKFGRCSVGGSYPLASTYEYTKLCMLMFSYELHRHLHMSSGVSVIAADPGVVETKIMRELPQCLSWFAFLALRSLRLLQEPDTGVGAVLDAALALPDESGKYFFGGKGKTIRSSRLSYDTEVAKKLWAESSAVFKELQLRGGDFGDS; translated from the exons ATGGACCGCGAGGCGCTCCGCATGGTATGGTCGCCGCAGTTCTGGCGGATGGCCGTCCTCTGGGCCCTCTCCCTCCTCTACTCCTACGTCCTCGTGTTCCTCCGCGGCCGGGCGGCCGCCcctcgtcggcggcggccgcgCCCCGCCGAAGGCCGCTGCCCCGTCTGCGTCGTCACCGGA GCGACGTCGGGGCTGggcagggcggcggcggcggcgctcgcgcGGGAGGGCTACCACGTCGTGCTTG CTGGACGTTCCATGCAGTTCTTATACGAG ACTGTTCAAGATATTCAGAGGCAACAGCCAGAGGCCCATCTCAAAGTGTTCCAGCTTGACTTAGCATCTTTCAAGTCAATTAAGAAGTTTGGAAGTTCTCTGAAGCAATGGGTTCAGGAGATAAATTTGGAGCCTTCTATTCAGCTTTTGGTAAATAATGCTGGAATATTAGCAAAGTCACATCGAATTACTGAGGATGGCCTTGATGA GATGATACAGACAaactacattggtccatttatGCTGACCAACATTCTTTTACCATTACTGAAGAAGAGCTCAGTACCATCTCGAGTGGTTAATCTAACTTCTTTCACACACAGGTGTG TGTCAGGTATTGATGTATGTGAGGATGCATTGAGAGGGATGAAATTTGGCCGGTGCTCAGTAGGGGGAAGTTACCCCTTAGCTTCTACTTATGAGTATACCAAGC TTTGCATGCTGATGTTCTCATATGAGCTACATCGACATCTTCACATGTCATCTGGTGTCTCTGTAAT TGCTGCTGATCCTGGTGTCGTGGAAACAAAGATCATGCGAGAGCTTCCTCAATGTCTCTCTTGGTTCGCATTTTTGGCTCTGCGCTCCCTTAGACTCCTGCAGGAACCTGATACAGGGGTTGGTGCTGTCCTCGATGCTGCTTTGGCGCTGCCT GACGAATCTGGGAAGTATTTCTTTGGTGGGAAAGGGAAAACAATCAGATCCTCCCGTCTATCCTATGACACAGAAGTAGCCAAGAAGCTGTGGGCAGAATCGTCAGCGGTGTTCAAGGAGCTGCAGCTTAGAGGAGGTGATTTTGGGGATAGTTAA
- the LOC8054599 gene encoding cytochrome P450 71A1, translated as MSAFVLAVAGAALLLGFFYIVKNRWSRSKLPPSPSSLPLVGHLHLIGRLPHRSLHQLHLRYGGDGGLLLLQLGRRRTLVVSTAAAAADLFRNHDLAFSSRPHNALAHKQTYGSRYISFTPYGDHWRRAKKVAVVHLLSQRRVDAFAPVRQAEAAALVARTRRAAEAGEAVQLKELLYGYTNSVVTRAAAGTAGTTAERLRQLLAHTATLVAGFQADDLLPDAAARVFRCATGLEKKIDDMNEAWDKFLSEIMAEHKEKTRQGLGQGGDFLDVLLQLREEGGLEGLELTDDDGIKAIAKDLIAAATDTTAVTLEWAMAELIRNPRVMAKLQDEIARVAGIGNGNAEHLITVAIGDAELNRMGYLRAVVKEVFRLHPTAPLLLPRESMAAAGVQGGRYEIPAKTVLLVNVWAIGRDPAAWDAPEEFRPERFLQVAGGEAKAVDLRGTDYQLLPFGAGRRICPGISFALAALELALASLLRHFDWELPSGMRPADLDMVEAPGLSTPPRVPLVLVPKLRPLA; from the exons ATGTCTGCTTTCGtgctcgccgtcgccggcgctGCCTTGCTTCTCGGTTTCTTCTACATCGTCAAGAACCGGTGGAGCAGGAGCAAGCTCCCGCCGTCGCCCTCGTCTCTGCCGCTGGTCGGTCACCTCCATCTCATCGGCCGCCTCCCGCACCGGTCCCTGCACCAGCTGCACCTCCGCTATGGCGGCGACGGGGGACTCCTCCTCCTGCAGCTGGGGCGCCGGCGGACCCTGGTCGTGTccacggccgcggcggcggcggacctgTTCCGGAACCACGACCTCGCCTTCTCCTCCCGCCCGCACAACGCGCTGGCTCACAAGCAGACGTACGGCTCCCGCTACATCTCCTTCACGCCGTACGGGGATCACTGGCGCCGGGCCAAGAAGGTCGCGGTGGTGCACCTCCTCTCCCAGCGCCGCGTGGATGCGTTCGCGCCCGTGCGGCAAGCagaggcggcggcgctggtggcgcGGACCCGGCGAGCCGCCGAGGCCGGAGAGGCCGTGCAGCTGAAGGAGCTCCTGTACGGCTACACCAACTCGGTGGTCACCCGCGCCGCGGCCGGGACCGCCGGGACGACGGCCGAGAGGCTGAGGCAGCTCCTGGCGCACACCGCGACGCTGGTGGCCGGGTTCCAGGCGGACGACTTGCTGCCGGACGCGGCGGCAAGGGTGTTCAGGTGCGCGACGGGGCTCGAGAAGAAGATCGACGACATGAACGAGGCCTGGGACAAGTTTCTGTCGGAGATCATGGCCGAACACAAGGAGAAGACGAGGCAGGGGCTGGGGCAGGGTGGTGACTTCTTGGACGTCCTGCTGCAGCTGAGGGAAGAAGGAGGCCTCGAGGGGTTGGAGCtcaccgacgacgacggcaTCAAAGCCATCGCCAAG GACTTGATAGCCGCGGCGACGGACACAACGGCGGTGACGCTGGAATGGGCCATGGCGGAGCTCATCCGAAACCCGCGGGTTATGGCCAAGCTGCAGGACGAGATCGCGCGCGTGGCCGGCATCGGCAACGGCAACGCCGAGCACCTAATAACGGTGGCCATCGGAGACGCGGAGCTGAACAGGATGGGGTACCTGAGAGCGGTGGTGAAAGAGGTGTTCCGGCTCCACCCAACGGCGCCGCTCCTCCTCCCGCGCGAGTCCATGGCCGCGGCGGGCGTGCAGGGCGGCAGGTACGAGATCCCGGCGAAGACCGTGCTGCTGGTGAACGTGTGGGCGATCGGGAGGGACCCCGCGGCGTGGGACGCGCCGGAGGAGTTCCGGCCGGAGCGGTTCCTGCAGGTGGCCGGCGGCGAGGCCAAGGCGGTGGACTTGAGAGGGACGGACTACCAGCTCCTCCCGTTCGGCGCGGGGCGGAGGATCTGCCCCGGCATCAGCTTCGCGCTGGCAGCACTGGAGCTGGCGCTCGCCAGCCTCCTGCGCCACTTCGACTGGGAGCTCCCCAGCGGCATGCGCCCCGCGGACCTGGACATGGTCGAGGCGCCGGGGCTCTCGACGCCGCCGCGGGTGCCCCTTGTCCTCGTCCCCAAGTTGAGGCCGCTTGCTTAG